The Apibacter raozihei genome contains a region encoding:
- a CDS encoding sugar porter family MFS transporter, whose product MNTKYLYWITFIAVNGGLLFGLNMAGIAGANDLIKNDFSLSDSGLGTVASFLMIGCLIGALFTGKFAEKYGRKKVMLVTALLYVISSLGCAFAEGFAGLTFFRVLSGFAVGATSVVGPMYISEISPASKRGTLVSFNQFAITIGIFLAYVFDYFLINLGENSWRYMLAVPALFGVLYLIFLLTSFPESPRWLLANNKKEQAVSVLQKIGGKNYVDNELPDMENSINSELNKDKVSLKELFSGKTGKIVLIGTLIAAFQQITGINAVLIFAPDIFRSAGVGGDTALLQSMVVGLVNVLMTIVALKLVDTKGRKTLLLWGAFGMIVSLAYLTFAFSQSEKNTWGVLIALLGYISFFAASFAPVMWVIISEIYPNRIKGLAMSFSTAVSWGCTFLTVYFAPIIRADLGDSALFGIFGIFTVIAFIFVRIWIPETKGKSLEQIEKELGL is encoded by the coding sequence ATGAATACCAAATATCTATACTGGATTACTTTTATAGCGGTTAATGGGGGACTGTTATTCGGATTGAATATGGCAGGTATAGCGGGTGCTAATGACTTAATAAAAAATGACTTTAGTTTAAGTGATTCGGGTCTGGGTACTGTTGCTAGTTTTTTAATGATTGGTTGCTTAATAGGAGCACTTTTTACAGGAAAGTTTGCTGAAAAATACGGAAGAAAAAAAGTAATGTTGGTGACTGCTTTGCTTTACGTTATTTCTTCTTTAGGATGTGCATTTGCAGAAGGTTTTGCAGGTTTAACCTTTTTTAGGGTTCTTTCCGGTTTTGCTGTAGGAGCAACATCGGTTGTCGGGCCTATGTATATATCTGAAATTTCGCCTGCAAGTAAACGAGGAACCTTGGTATCATTCAATCAATTTGCTATAACTATAGGTATATTTTTAGCATATGTATTTGATTATTTTTTGATCAACCTGGGTGAAAACAGTTGGAGGTATATGCTTGCTGTTCCTGCATTATTTGGTGTTTTGTATTTAATATTTCTTCTTACTTCTTTTCCAGAAAGTCCAAGATGGTTGCTTGCTAATAATAAAAAAGAACAGGCAGTTTCAGTACTTCAAAAAATCGGGGGAAAAAATTATGTAGATAATGAACTTCCTGATATGGAAAACTCAATAAATTCAGAATTGAATAAGGATAAAGTCAGTTTGAAAGAACTATTTTCAGGTAAAACAGGAAAAATAGTGTTGATAGGAACTCTTATTGCTGCATTTCAGCAAATAACGGGAATCAATGCGGTATTAATTTTTGCACCTGATATTTTTCGCTCTGCAGGTGTAGGAGGTGACACAGCATTGTTACAATCTATGGTTGTAGGACTAGTAAATGTTTTAATGACGATTGTTGCTTTAAAATTAGTTGATACCAAAGGGCGTAAAACTTTATTGTTATGGGGGGCTTTCGGTATGATAGTATCATTGGCATATCTTACCTTTGCTTTTTCTCAATCCGAGAAAAATACATGGGGAGTTCTAATCGCTCTTTTAGGATATATTTCTTTCTTTGCGGCTTCTTTTGCACCTGTTATGTGGGTAATTATATCTGAGATTTATCCTAATAGGATTAAAGGTTTGGCTATGTCTTTTTCAACAGCTGTAAGTTGGGGATGTACTTTTTTAACCGTTTATTTTGCCCCGATAATCAGAGCAGACTTAGGAGACAGTGCATTGTTTGGAATTTTTGGTATATTTACGGTAATAGCGTTTATATTTGTTAGAATTTGGATTCCTGAAACTAAGGGAAAATCATTGGAACAAATTGAAAAAGAGCTAGGATTATAG
- a CDS encoding substrate-binding domain-containing protein has protein sequence MKRVSIKDVALKVGVSTALVSYVMNGRHTDRINKDTAKKIKKAAKELNYRPSKIAQSLKSNRTNSIALLVADIANPFASQIARIIEDEVSKKGYVVLIGSSDEKAEKLKQLIDLFMNRQVDGFIIAPVQGSEKCIQELIKAKAPLVLIDRYFENMKVPVITTNNYGIAYQATEHLIKRGRKNIGVLAYNTNLLHLNERVNGYKRALQDHGISDNPDNVKYINEIEIQKEVDLALENLFSADDKIDALFFTTNKLAISGLKKIMTMNIKIPEELALLTFDESEAFEIFKTPVTHIKQPLQDIARESVEILTGIIENKNLKYKPRVYNSKLIIKQST, from the coding sequence ATGAAAAGAGTCTCAATTAAAGATGTTGCTTTAAAAGTAGGTGTATCTACAGCATTGGTTTCTTATGTAATGAATGGGCGCCATACAGACAGAATTAATAAGGATACGGCTAAAAAAATAAAAAAAGCCGCTAAAGAGTTAAATTATAGACCTAGTAAGATTGCTCAAAGTCTTAAATCTAACCGGACCAATTCTATTGCACTCTTAGTAGCGGATATAGCAAATCCGTTCGCTTCTCAGATTGCAAGAATTATTGAAGATGAAGTCAGTAAGAAAGGATATGTTGTTCTTATAGGAAGTTCAGATGAAAAAGCAGAAAAGCTTAAGCAGCTTATAGATTTATTTATGAACAGGCAGGTAGATGGTTTTATCATAGCTCCGGTTCAGGGATCTGAAAAGTGTATACAAGAATTAATCAAAGCTAAGGCTCCTTTAGTTTTAATAGATAGATATTTTGAAAATATGAAGGTTCCGGTAATTACAACTAATAATTATGGTATAGCTTATCAGGCAACTGAACATTTAATAAAAAGAGGAAGAAAAAATATTGGTGTTTTAGCTTATAATACAAATTTGCTTCACTTAAACGAAAGGGTTAATGGTTACAAAAGAGCCTTGCAGGATCATGGCATTTCAGACAATCCTGATAATGTAAAATATATCAATGAAATTGAAATACAAAAAGAAGTAGATCTAGCGCTGGAAAATTTATTTTCTGCAGATGATAAAATAGATGCATTATTTTTTACCACTAATAAACTTGCAATTTCAGGATTAAAAAAAATAATGACTATGAATATCAAAATTCCTGAAGAATTAGCTTTGTTAACCTTTGATGAATCAGAAGCTTTTGAAATTTTTAAAACTCCTGTAACTCATATAAAACAGCCTTTGCAGGATATAGCCAGAGAATCTGTTGAGATTCTTACCGGAATCATCGAAAATAAAAATTTAAAGTACAAACCAAGAGTTTATAATTCAAAATTAATAATAAAACAATCTACCTAA
- a CDS encoding carbohydrate kinase family protein, protein MGNDINTKKSVICFGEILWDIFPSGKKIGGAPFNVAYHLNKMGVDGRMISCIGKDKLGEELISRVKEASISTKECQVNAEYDTGTVIADIDENNEAHYTIVEPVAWDFIQWKDDYENLVKNSSAFVFGSLGTRNNVSKNTLLQLLKLAPYKVFDINLRPPYISQVSIIEFIKQSDLVKMNKAELRQLLEWIGKEYTTEEEAVKYVQKCFNLDGLIITKGSKGAVYCDKEQYIFSEAVKVEVKDTVGSGDSFLAGFLSKKVNGFSASEAMKEAISLGAFITNHEGACPVYEINDFHDFIKNRTEKEVHI, encoded by the coding sequence ATGGGAAATGATATAAACACAAAAAAGTCAGTAATTTGCTTCGGAGAAATATTATGGGATATATTTCCTTCAGGAAAAAAAATTGGGGGTGCTCCCTTCAATGTTGCATACCATTTAAATAAAATGGGAGTGGATGGAAGAATGATTAGCTGTATAGGTAAAGATAAGCTGGGAGAAGAATTAATTTCACGCGTTAAAGAAGCATCCATATCTACAAAGGAATGTCAGGTAAATGCTGAATATGATACCGGAACAGTTATAGCAGATATTGATGAAAATAATGAAGCCCATTATACAATAGTTGAACCAGTGGCCTGGGATTTTATTCAGTGGAAAGATGATTATGAGAATCTGGTTAAAAACTCTTCCGCTTTTGTTTTTGGAAGTTTAGGAACTAGAAACAATGTGTCAAAAAATACGTTGTTACAGTTATTAAAACTGGCACCTTACAAAGTTTTTGATATAAATTTAAGACCTCCATATATTTCACAAGTATCAATAATAGAATTTATCAAACAATCGGATTTAGTAAAGATGAATAAAGCCGAATTAAGGCAATTACTGGAATGGATAGGGAAAGAATATACTACAGAAGAAGAAGCTGTAAAATACGTTCAGAAATGCTTCAATCTGGATGGGCTGATAATAACTAAAGGTAGTAAAGGAGCAGTATATTGTGATAAAGAACAATATATATTCTCTGAAGCAGTAAAAGTAGAAGTAAAAGATACGGTGGGTAGTGGTGATTCTTTTTTAGCTGGATTTCTTTCTAAAAAAGTCAACGGATTTTCTGCGTCAGAAGCTATGAAAGAAGCTATCTCTTTAGGGGCTTTTATTACTAATCACGAAGGAGCTTGTCCGGTATATGAGATAAACGATTTTCATGATTTTATAAAAAACAGAACTGAAAAAGAGGTACATATTTAA
- a CDS encoding fumarate hydratase, protein MATTEFKYQATFEQGKDSTEYYLLTKDYISTSEFDGKEILKIEPEGLTLLAQHAFHNVEFLLRPEHQQQVATILSDPEASENDKFVALTFLRNSEISSKGILPFCQDTGTAIIMGKKGQYVWTGGKDEESLSRGVYNTFTTDNLRYSQNAPLDMYQEVNTGTNLPAQIDLYATDGQEYKFLFVAKGGGSANKTYLYQETKALLTPEKLFSFLVDKMKSLGTAACPPYHIAFVIGGTSAETNLKTVKLASTKYYDNLATSGNEGGRAFRDLEMEKRLLKAAQELGLGAQFGGKFFAHDIRVIRLPRHGASCPVGMGVSCSADRNIKAKINKEGIWLEKLEDNPARLIPEEYQKAGEAGGIKINLDQPMSEILKELSQYPVSTRLSLSGTIIVGRDIAHAKLQEKIDNGEGLPSYIKDHPIYYAGPAKTPQGYASGSMGPTTAGRMDSYVDSFQSEGGSLIMIAKGNRSKQVTDACKKHGGFYLGSIGGPAAILAQSNIKSLECLEYPELGMEAIWKIEVENFPAFILVDNKGNDFFEQIKTNNCSSNCQ, encoded by the coding sequence ATGGCAACAACTGAATTTAAGTATCAGGCTACTTTTGAACAAGGAAAGGATTCCACTGAGTATTATTTATTAACGAAGGATTACATATCTACCTCCGAATTTGATGGAAAGGAAATTTTAAAAATTGAGCCTGAAGGGCTTACACTGCTGGCACAGCATGCATTTCACAATGTAGAATTTTTACTCCGACCTGAACATCAGCAACAAGTTGCAACAATTTTATCAGATCCCGAAGCCAGCGAAAATGATAAATTTGTGGCTTTGACTTTCTTGAGAAATTCTGAGATTTCTTCCAAGGGTATACTTCCATTCTGTCAGGACACGGGTACAGCGATAATAATGGGTAAGAAAGGTCAGTACGTTTGGACAGGCGGAAAAGATGAAGAATCACTTTCAAGAGGAGTTTATAATACTTTTACAACAGATAACCTGAGATATTCACAGAATGCTCCTCTGGATATGTATCAAGAGGTCAACACAGGAACCAATCTACCTGCTCAAATCGATTTATATGCAACAGACGGACAGGAATATAAATTTTTATTTGTGGCTAAAGGGGGAGGTTCTGCCAATAAAACTTATTTATATCAGGAAACGAAAGCTTTACTTACTCCTGAAAAGCTGTTTTCATTTTTAGTTGATAAAATGAAATCTTTGGGTACTGCTGCCTGCCCTCCTTATCATATTGCTTTTGTTATCGGAGGAACCTCTGCAGAAACTAATCTTAAAACCGTTAAGTTAGCCTCTACTAAGTATTATGATAACCTGGCCACATCCGGAAATGAAGGAGGACGTGCTTTCCGCGATTTAGAAATGGAAAAAAGATTGTTAAAAGCAGCTCAGGAATTAGGGTTAGGTGCACAGTTCGGCGGTAAATTTTTCGCCCACGACATTCGTGTAATACGCCTTCCGCGACATGGTGCTTCCTGCCCAGTGGGAATGGGAGTTTCCTGTTCTGCCGATCGAAACATTAAAGCAAAAATCAATAAGGAGGGTATCTGGCTTGAAAAACTTGAGGATAATCCTGCCAGATTGATTCCTGAAGAATATCAGAAAGCAGGTGAAGCAGGTGGAATCAAAATTAATCTTGATCAGCCTATGAGCGAAATTCTAAAAGAATTATCTCAATACCCTGTTTCTACAAGATTGTCTCTTTCCGGAACCATTATCGTGGGTAGAGATATTGCTCATGCTAAATTACAGGAAAAAATAGATAATGGTGAAGGACTACCTTCGTATATTAAAGATCATCCTATATATTACGCAGGGCCTGCAAAAACGCCTCAAGGCTACGCCTCTGGTTCCATGGGACCTACCACAGCCGGAAGAATGGATTCCTATGTAGATTCTTTTCAATCGGAAGGAGGAAGTCTTATTATGATTGCTAAGGGTAACCGAAGCAAACAAGTTACTGATGCCTGTAAGAAACACGGAGGTTTTTATCTTGGCAGTATCGGCGGGCCTGCAGCAATACTGGCTCAATCCAATATTAAAAGTTTAGAATGCCTGGAATATCCTGAACTGGGAATGGAAGCTATATGGAAAATAGAAGTTGAAAATTTTCCAGCATTTATTCTGGTAGATAATAAGGGTAATGATTTTTTTGAACAGATTAAAACGAACAATTGCTCTTCGAATTGTCAATAA
- a CDS encoding glutamine synthetase III family protein: MSTLRFYALKRLPYLQPRRIEVPKKLSELYCEHVFSESTMREYLTKDAYQSILDAMKYGKKITREIADQVAVAMKDWAMSKGVTHYTHWFQPLTGETAEKHDSFFNPIGEGRAIERFSGSLLIQQEPDASSFPNGGIRNTFEARGYTAWDPTSPAFIIDTTLCIPSIFVSYTGETLDYKTPLLRALQSVDEAATEVCQAYFDKNVTKVYSTLGWEQEYFLVDSSLFQTRPDLVLTGRTLLGHAPAKGQQLEDHYFGSIPTRVRNFMKELEIDCMKLGIPVTTRHNEVAPNQFELAPLFEEANLAVDHNSLLMDVMKKVSRRHGLSILFHEKPFDGVNGSGKHNNWSLSTDTGENLLSPGKNPKKNLQFLTFFINTIKAVHDYGDLLRSAIASAGNDHRLGANEAPPAIISIFIGSQLTRVLDELEKVTKGKLSPDEKTDLKLNIVGKIPELLLDNTDRNRTSPFAFTGNKFEFRAVGSQANCGEPMTVLNTIMAYQLQKFKKEVDALVEKGLKKDEAIFNILRDYIKASRKILFEGDGYSDDWVKEAEKRGLENRKTTPEALKFELQKNLIEPFEQLGILSTKEIEARNEIKLEKYSKMISIEAKVLGDMARNHIVPVAVDYQTKLIENAKGLKEIFGEKEMKTMCKEQLDLIKTISTHITEIKSNVDKLFKEREKAIEIEDPSKQAEAFCNKVKPIFSLLREHSDALEMLIDNEMWPLTKYRELLFTIR, translated from the coding sequence ATGTCAACATTACGATTTTATGCTTTAAAAAGACTTCCTTATCTACAACCCAGACGTATTGAAGTTCCAAAAAAATTATCTGAATTATATTGTGAACATGTATTCTCTGAATCGACGATGAGAGAATATTTAACCAAAGATGCTTATCAAAGCATTTTGGATGCTATGAAATATGGTAAAAAAATAACTCGTGAAATTGCTGATCAGGTAGCTGTAGCTATGAAAGATTGGGCAATGTCTAAAGGAGTAACTCACTATACACACTGGTTTCAACCCTTAACGGGAGAAACTGCAGAAAAACATGACTCATTTTTTAATCCGATTGGTGAAGGGCGTGCTATAGAAAGATTCAGCGGTTCTTTATTAATTCAGCAGGAACCAGATGCCTCCAGTTTTCCAAATGGAGGAATACGGAATACTTTTGAAGCCAGAGGATATACCGCATGGGATCCAACATCTCCGGCATTTATTATTGATACCACTCTGTGTATTCCTTCTATATTTGTTTCCTATACAGGAGAAACTCTGGATTACAAAACTCCTCTTCTAAGAGCTCTTCAATCTGTAGATGAAGCTGCAACAGAAGTATGTCAGGCCTATTTTGACAAAAATGTTACTAAAGTATATTCTACCTTAGGATGGGAACAGGAATATTTTCTGGTAGATTCTTCCTTATTTCAAACTCGTCCGGATTTAGTTTTAACGGGTAGAACTTTATTAGGTCATGCTCCGGCTAAAGGACAACAGCTGGAAGATCATTATTTCGGATCTATTCCTACCCGGGTTCGGAATTTCATGAAAGAATTAGAAATCGATTGCATGAAACTGGGAATTCCTGTTACTACAAGACATAATGAAGTGGCTCCTAATCAGTTCGAACTTGCGCCTCTATTTGAGGAGGCAAATCTGGCAGTAGATCATAATTCTCTACTGATGGATGTGATGAAAAAAGTAAGCAGAAGACACGGACTAAGCATTCTTTTCCATGAAAAACCTTTTGATGGTGTTAATGGAAGTGGAAAACACAATAACTGGTCATTGTCTACCGATACAGGTGAAAACTTGTTGAGTCCAGGAAAAAATCCGAAGAAAAATTTACAATTTCTGACATTTTTTATCAATACTATAAAAGCGGTTCATGACTATGGCGACTTATTACGTTCTGCAATTGCTTCTGCTGGTAACGATCACAGATTAGGTGCTAATGAAGCTCCTCCTGCCATCATTTCTATTTTTATTGGTTCTCAGTTAACTCGAGTTTTAGATGAACTTGAAAAGGTGACTAAAGGAAAATTATCTCCGGATGAAAAAACCGATCTTAAACTAAATATTGTTGGAAAAATTCCTGAATTGTTATTAGATAATACTGACAGAAACAGAACTTCACCGTTTGCTTTTACAGGTAATAAATTTGAATTCCGGGCTGTAGGTTCTCAGGCTAACTGTGGTGAACCGATGACTGTTCTTAATACAATCATGGCGTATCAGCTTCAAAAATTCAAAAAAGAAGTAGATGCTTTGGTAGAAAAAGGACTTAAAAAAGACGAAGCTATTTTCAATATTTTACGTGATTATATTAAAGCATCAAGAAAAATTTTATTTGAAGGCGACGGATATAGTGATGACTGGGTTAAAGAGGCAGAAAAAAGAGGTCTGGAAAATAGAAAAACAACTCCGGAGGCACTTAAATTTGAGCTGCAAAAGAACTTAATCGAACCTTTTGAACAATTAGGTATTTTAAGTACAAAGGAAATTGAGGCTCGAAATGAAATAAAACTTGAGAAATACTCAAAAATGATTTCTATTGAAGCCAAGGTTTTAGGTGATATGGCTCGTAATCATATTGTTCCTGTAGCTGTAGATTATCAAACTAAACTTATTGAGAATGCAAAAGGGCTGAAGGAAATTTTCGGGGAAAAGGAAATGAAAACCATGTGTAAAGAACAATTGGATTTGATAAAAACCATTTCAACTCATATTACGGAAATCAAAAGTAATGTTGATAAGCTATTTAAAGAGAGAGAAAAAGCTATTGAAATCGAAGATCCTTCCAAACAAGCGGAAGCTTTCTGTAATAAAGTTAAACCTATTTTCTCTTTATTGAGAGAACATTCTGATGCATTGGAAATGCTTATAGATAATGAAATGTGGCCTTTAACTAAGTACAGAGAGTTATTATTTACCATAAGATAA